In one Geovibrio ferrireducens genomic region, the following are encoded:
- a CDS encoding MBL fold metallo-hydrolase encodes MKNNFSVVQVNSPFEDTAFFVRSIYKKNAFLLDCGKLGSLTNQEVLSIYDIFISHTHIDHFYGFDRILRGSLMAEKTIRIFGPPGIIKNVRGKLDSYTWNLIKSYAINFEVIELSETRLHKRAMFMAENGFEGIYSEILHDDIDLGEGFTFDFAFFKHRVTSVGYRIKEKPLISADGGLMEQSGFRPGKWVGQLKKMIEDGCSPAETLEVQTQDGTAVFSLAELEARFITKHYPQDITFITDIAPSYSNYLKAIEFAKGTKSLLIEGVFMKEDVLHAIDKQHLTLDLAKTIYSRSGAEKVRFFHFAPRYDRDRGPFLKRLYDGFDGEILEVETR; translated from the coding sequence ATGAAAAATAACTTTTCCGTGGTGCAGGTTAATTCGCCTTTTGAAGACACGGCGTTTTTTGTCCGCAGCATATATAAAAAGAATGCGTTTCTTCTGGACTGCGGAAAGCTGGGCTCACTGACAAATCAGGAAGTGCTCAGTATTTACGATATATTCATAAGCCACACACATATAGACCATTTTTACGGGTTCGACCGGATACTCCGCGGTTCGCTCATGGCGGAGAAAACAATCCGCATATTCGGCCCTCCGGGGATAATAAAAAATGTGCGCGGCAAGCTGGATTCATATACATGGAACCTGATTAAGAGCTACGCCATCAACTTCGAGGTTATAGAACTCAGTGAAACAAGGCTCCACAAACGGGCTATGTTTATGGCAGAAAACGGCTTCGAGGGTATTTATTCCGAGATACTTCATGATGACATAGACTTAGGCGAAGGCTTCACCTTCGATTTTGCCTTCTTTAAGCACAGGGTGACCTCTGTGGGCTACCGTATAAAGGAGAAGCCGCTCATTTCGGCGGACGGCGGACTCATGGAGCAGTCGGGCTTCCGCCCCGGAAAGTGGGTCGGCCAGCTTAAAAAAATGATTGAGGACGGATGCAGTCCCGCTGAAACCCTTGAGGTTCAGACTCAGGACGGAACAGCGGTTTTTTCCCTTGCAGAGCTTGAGGCAAGATTTATAACGAAGCATTATCCGCAGGATATAACCTTCATCACGGATATTGCGCCCAGCTACTCCAACTACCTGAAAGCCATTGAATTTGCAAAAGGTACAAAATCTCTTCTGATAGAAGGGGTTTTTATGAAGGAAGATGTCCTCCATGCCATAGACAAGCAGCACCTGACACTGGATCTGGCAAAGACCATTTACTCCCGTTCCGGCGCTGAAAAGGTGCGCTTTTTCCATTTCGCACCCAGATATGACAGGGACAGAGGTCCTTTCCTGAAAAGACTTTACGATGGTTTTGACGGAGAGATACTGGAGGTTGAAACAAGATGA
- a CDS encoding bifunctional aminoglycoside phosphotransferase/ATP-binding protein — protein MEAPIVMIMKDLLKPEKVVETHISYVFLTGDKVYKVKKNVNFGFLDFSRLKLRKQYCLLEKELNGRFCEGIYGDVLKVARKDKSFEITAYENTQNTLEYVVTMKRIPEENFLSHRVKEGLITEDDMRVTGRHIAELFSSIKTDEASAEENGGASVVRFNCMENFSQTEGFAGRFIDKVFYDFIKNKTLAFLDNHQEIFASRVKGGFVVNGHGDLRAEHVFFDGDKVGLIDCIEFNKRFRYNDAVSEAAFICMELDELGRTDLSDALAEGFFEKYSDENSVKLFNFYKCYRAFVRAKVTCFLLAQKGEEWEGFAGVKKSVDRLIDLAASYALNMDKAKTLMFYGYMGCGKSKNAKVFADKFAAASFNTDVERKLLSGLEPTESRKVAMGTGIYSHEKSVEVYAHLGRKAAEKAKTGRMTVLDGTFSDSAFVQAAEEGAPFHKKIRFTAEDSVILERFKERAKKTAVTDGREEIYFQHKDKFVDAGADLSVETTGSVEDNARRIMEFLIDEK, from the coding sequence ATGGAAGCGCCTATAGTCATGATAATGAAGGATCTCCTCAAGCCGGAAAAGGTTGTGGAGACACATATATCCTATGTTTTTCTTACAGGTGACAAGGTTTACAAGGTCAAAAAGAATGTAAATTTCGGGTTTCTTGATTTCTCAAGGCTTAAGCTGCGCAAGCAGTACTGCCTTCTGGAAAAGGAGCTGAACGGCCGCTTCTGCGAAGGGATTTACGGCGATGTGCTCAAGGTTGCCCGCAAGGATAAATCATTCGAAATAACAGCATACGAAAACACTCAGAACACTCTGGAGTATGTTGTGACAATGAAGCGCATACCGGAGGAGAACTTCCTTTCCCACAGGGTTAAGGAAGGGCTGATAACAGAAGATGATATGCGCGTAACGGGCAGGCACATTGCTGAACTTTTCTCATCCATCAAAACTGACGAAGCTTCCGCAGAGGAGAACGGCGGAGCATCCGTTGTGCGCTTTAACTGCATGGAGAACTTCTCCCAGACTGAAGGCTTTGCAGGAAGATTCATTGATAAAGTGTTCTACGATTTCATAAAAAACAAAACTCTCGCATTTCTTGATAATCATCAGGAAATCTTCGCCTCAAGGGTGAAGGGCGGCTTTGTCGTGAACGGTCACGGGGATCTCCGTGCAGAGCATGTATTCTTTGACGGCGATAAGGTCGGCCTCATTGACTGCATAGAGTTCAATAAACGCTTCCGCTACAATGACGCTGTGTCTGAGGCGGCTTTCATATGCATGGAACTGGACGAACTCGGCAGAACCGATCTTTCTGACGCTCTGGCAGAGGGTTTCTTTGAAAAGTACAGTGATGAAAACAGCGTGAAACTATTTAACTTTTATAAATGCTACAGGGCGTTTGTGCGTGCTAAAGTAACCTGCTTTCTTCTCGCCCAGAAGGGTGAGGAGTGGGAAGGCTTTGCCGGAGTGAAAAAGAGTGTGGACAGGCTTATTGACCTCGCCGCCTCATACGCACTTAACATGGATAAGGCTAAGACACTGATGTTTTACGGATATATGGGCTGCGGCAAATCAAAAAACGCCAAGGTGTTTGCGGATAAATTTGCCGCCGCAAGCTTCAATACGGATGTGGAGCGCAAGCTTCTCAGCGGACTTGAACCTACGGAAAGCCGGAAAGTTGCCATGGGAACAGGTATTTACTCCCATGAAAAATCAGTAGAGGTTTATGCCCACTTAGGCAGAAAGGCCGCCGAAAAAGCGAAGACAGGGCGCATGACCGTTCTGGACGGGACTTTTTCCGATTCCGCCTTTGTTCAGGCTGCGGAAGAGGGAGCCCCGTTCCATAAAAAAATCCGTTTCACAGCGGAAGATTCCGTTATTCTTGAACGCTTTAAAGAACGTGCCAAAAAAACAGCCGTGACAGACGGCAGAGAGGAAATATATTTTCAGCACAAGGATAAATTTGTTGACGCAGGGGCGGATCTCTCTGTTGAAACAACCGGAAGCGTTGAGGACAACGCAAGACGTATTATGGAGTTTCTGATTGATGAAAAATAA
- a CDS encoding deoxyribonuclease IV, translating into MRVGAHQSISGGIYKSIERALHDECEALQVFVRNASRWESKPLCEKEAEKFREKAEVFGFSNICAHASYLINLAASGEEVYLKSLKACADELSRCETLGIPYYVIHPGSFTGSTLEEGIGRIAASLDMIYEKHGFSVMTLLETTAGQGSSIGCAFEHMEGIINLASCGEKIGLCLDSCHMFSAGYDIAGDYDSVFGSLFEKFGDKIKVFHLNDAKKPLGSRVDRHAMIGSGEIGEEFFRKAVNDRRLRDALGILETPVGKADTYAGEVSLLKSFRT; encoded by the coding sequence ATGCGCGTTGGCGCGCACCAGTCCATATCAGGCGGAATATATAAAAGCATTGAAAGAGCCTTGCATGACGAATGCGAGGCTCTTCAGGTTTTTGTGAGAAACGCCAGCAGATGGGAATCAAAACCTCTCTGCGAAAAAGAAGCAGAAAAATTCAGGGAAAAGGCGGAGGTTTTCGGCTTTTCCAATATTTGCGCCCACGCCTCATACCTTATCAATCTCGCCGCCTCCGGTGAGGAAGTTTACCTTAAATCACTGAAAGCCTGCGCAGATGAGCTGTCCAGATGCGAAACTCTCGGTATTCCGTATTATGTCATCCACCCCGGCTCCTTCACAGGCTCAACCCTTGAGGAGGGGATAGGGCGCATAGCCGCTTCCTTAGACATGATTTATGAAAAGCATGGTTTCAGCGTGATGACGCTCCTTGAAACGACAGCCGGGCAGGGCTCTTCCATCGGCTGTGCTTTTGAGCATATGGAGGGGATAATAAATCTTGCATCCTGCGGTGAAAAAATAGGTTTATGCCTTGACTCATGCCATATGTTCAGCGCAGGATATGATATAGCGGGTGATTATGATTCGGTTTTCGGCTCTCTTTTTGAGAAATTCGGCGATAAAATAAAAGTGTTTCACCTCAACGATGCCAAAAAGCCTCTGGGAAGCAGAGTTGACAGACATGCAATGATAGGCAGTGGCGAAATAGGCGAAGAATTTTTCAGAAAGGCAGTCAATGACCGCAGGTTACGGGATGCACTGGGCATTCTGGAAACACCTGTCGGCAAAGCAGACACATACGCGGGCGAGGTCAGCCTGCTTAAGTCATTCAGAACATAA
- the fbp gene encoding class 1 fructose-bisphosphatase, translating into MQKGLTNLNRYLLEEQRKYPHATGDFTTIIEQIAFASKIISREVNKAGIVNILGKAQSVNVHGEDQQKLDVYSNEKMISAMEHLGKLCAMGSEECEDIVPIPDRYPKGKYVVVFDPLDGSSNIDVNISIGTIFGVYRAVTEGNKGTVEDFLQPGRNLVAAGYVIYGSSTMLVYSAGNGVSGFTLDPSVGEFLLSHENIRIPEKGKIYSFNEANFEKWTPEIQRYVRDLRTKSDRTYTGRYIGSLVADFHRNLLKGGVFAYPGDTSNPKGKLRLLYEAAPLAYIVEKAGGAAIDGINDILDIKPEGIHQRTPLIIGSKHEVELYRKYMKGEA; encoded by the coding sequence ATGCAGAAGGGGTTGACCAATCTCAACAGATACCTGCTTGAGGAGCAGAGAAAATATCCTCACGCCACGGGTGATTTTACAACTATCATAGAACAGATTGCCTTTGCTTCCAAAATAATTTCAAGGGAAGTAAATAAAGCAGGGATTGTGAACATCCTCGGAAAAGCCCAGTCCGTCAATGTTCACGGTGAAGACCAGCAGAAGCTTGATGTTTATTCCAATGAGAAAATGATCAGCGCTATGGAACACTTAGGCAAGCTCTGTGCCATGGGTTCGGAGGAATGCGAGGACATAGTCCCCATCCCTGACAGATACCCCAAAGGCAAGTATGTTGTTGTTTTCGACCCGCTGGACGGTTCCAGCAATATTGATGTAAATATAAGCATAGGAACCATCTTCGGTGTTTACAGAGCAGTTACGGAAGGGAACAAAGGCACTGTGGAGGACTTTCTCCAGCCGGGAAGAAACCTTGTTGCAGCGGGTTATGTTATCTACGGTTCAAGTACCATGCTTGTTTATTCCGCAGGAAACGGTGTAAGCGGCTTCACACTTGACCCCAGCGTCGGTGAGTTCCTGCTCAGCCACGAAAACATCCGTATACCTGAAAAGGGGAAAATATACAGCTTCAACGAAGCCAACTTTGAGAAATGGACACCTGAAATCCAGAGATATGTCAGAGATCTGCGCACCAAAAGCGACAGAACGTACACCGGACGCTACATAGGCTCACTCGTGGCTGATTTCCACCGCAACCTGCTGAAAGGCGGCGTTTTTGCCTACCCCGGCGATACCAGCAACCCCAAGGGCAAGCTCAGGCTGCTTTACGAAGCCGCACCCCTTGCATACATAGTTGAGAAAGCAGGCGGAGCGGCCATTGACGGAATAAACGACATTCTCGACATCAAGCCCGAAGGGATCCACCAGAGAACACCGCTCATCATCGGTTCCAAACATGAGGTTGAGCTCTACCGCAAATACATGAAAGGTGAGGCTTAA
- the recO gene encoding DNA repair protein RecO — protein sequence MSRHLTDAIIYKLHRYSDSSAVARAFTADFGKIKLFVPKAFSKKGGLLTCFPGVLDFQMKESSDLFRFYSFTQKPEFHRFINSHEIMIRLHFIFEVMDALYEEREKDGYLMRLIMKIDDTNFRKATAFTVRHMFEKNGVLPDFSVCTNCGAEECTDGFVPGGEFFCSNCRGAGVRAGGTVMLFMKSALSSEMMKNLIVNRENETEIISFFADFYKSLYGKELKSIATLKMLI from the coding sequence ATGAGCAGGCATTTAACAGACGCCATAATTTATAAACTTCACAGGTATTCAGACTCCTCCGCCGTTGCGCGGGCTTTCACTGCGGACTTCGGCAAAATCAAACTGTTTGTTCCCAAGGCATTCAGCAAAAAGGGCGGGCTGCTCACCTGTTTTCCCGGTGTGCTGGACTTTCAGATGAAGGAAAGTTCCGATCTCTTCCGATTTTACTCATTCACCCAGAAGCCTGAGTTCCACAGATTCATAAACAGCCACGAGATAATGATCCGCCTGCACTTCATATTCGAGGTGATGGACGCTCTCTATGAGGAGCGGGAGAAAGACGGATACCTTATGCGCCTTATTATGAAAATTGATGACACTAACTTCCGGAAGGCAACCGCATTCACCGTGAGGCATATGTTTGAGAAAAACGGCGTACTGCCGGATTTTAGTGTATGCACCAACTGCGGGGCAGAGGAATGTACGGACGGCTTTGTTCCGGGCGGTGAGTTTTTCTGCTCAAACTGCCGTGGGGCAGGGGTCAGAGCGGGCGGAACTGTTATGCTTTTTATGAAGAGCGCTCTCAGCAGCGAAATGATGAAAAACCTGATAGTAAACAGGGAAAATGAAACTGAGATTATTTCATTTTTTGCTGATTTCTATAAATCTCTTTACGGAAAAGAACTTAAGAGTATCGCAACCTTGAAAATGCTTATTTAA